The Ichthyobacterium seriolicida sequence TAGTGCTAAGCATAAAAGAGCCCAAAACTAAAGGGGTATTTCCTTAAATCCGAATAAAATCAAAAGGTTCAAGTGATTTATTAATCGAACTCGGGTTTTTAAAAGGAAAGTAAAATGTAGCGCTAAACACCAAAAATTAAAAAACCGCCTCATTTTATTAATGAGGCGGTTTCATCTTGAAGCAGTATAAATCTCCTGTAAATATTTCAGGGGGGGGTAATACTAAAAAAAAACTATGGATTTATGCCTTGTTTTTTGTAGTATTCTTCAACTAGAGAATCAAAATCATAAACTTTTTTACCTATAGAAAAAATAACGGTAGATTGACTAAATATAGTGTCATCATCTACTGATAGTATGTCTACATTACCAAAAGCTAATCTATTACCTGCTCTATTACAATGAGCTCTTATTCTCAGTTGCTCTACCTTAGCAGGTTCCAAAAATTGACAATTCAAACTGACAGTAGAGCTATCTAAGACTAAACCTTTTTTTAGTAAAACTGTAAAGTACATAGAAACATCGGCTAAAGCCATTTGTACGGGCCCTGATATATATCCACCAAGACGATAATCGCTTTCTTTTGCTACATACAACATATCTATGTTGCCATTATCATCTATATTTTTAATTTTTAGATTTGGTAATTTCATTCCTAAATCTATTACCATTTGAAATTGTTCTTTTATATTCATTTTATTTTCTCAAAAGACGTCTAAGTATTTTTCCTACATTACTCTTTGGTAAGCTATCTACTATTTCCAATTGAGAAGGTACTTTATATGCTAACATCCTATCTTTACAGAATTTTCTGAGCTCATCGAGAGTCAAATGTTGATTCTCTTCTAAAATCACAAACGCTTTTACCTCTTCGTTTGAACGTTCACTAGGAACACCTATACAGGCTACTTCAAATACTGAAGGATGTTGAGATATAACATCCTCAACTTGGGTAGGATAAACATTAAATCCAGATACTATAATCATATCTTTTTTTCTATCTGTTAGGTACAGACAGCCATTTTCATCTAATTTTCCTATATCACCTGTTTTAAACCATTCGCCTTTATGGAAGGCCTGTTTAGTCTCTTCTTCGTTATTCCAATAAGATTTCATTACCTGAGGTCCTTTAACGCATACTTCACCCTCTTTACCAGTTTCAACCTCTTGGCCTGAGTCATCAATAATTAATATATCTGTACTTGGAACAGGAATACCTGTAGATCCATCGAAAGAAGTTAAATCAGGATTACTCAAAGTAACAGCAGGAGATGTCTCGGTAAGGCCATATCCTTGATATATAATCCTCCCAGTGAGCTTATGCCACCTATCTGCTGTGTCTTTCAAAACAGCCATACCTCCACCTATTGTGTAAATCAAATTAGAAAAATCTAACTTACAGAAGTCCTCATCGTTCATAAATAAATTAAACAGAGTATTGACCCCACATAAACAAGTGAACTTCTCATTTTTTAAATCCTTAACTACAGATTTTACATCTCTAGGATTTGCTATCAAAATTTGTTTGGAACCTAGGGAAATTCCTCTTAAAAGATTTGCGTTCAAACTAAAAATATGGTAGATAGGAAGCGCAGTTACTATCACGTCTTTCTCTGTATGAGTTACAAACGAATCTACTTGGTATAAGTTCGAAAGTAAATTTTTATGAGATAGCATAGCTGCTTTAGGATTACCAGTAGTTCCGCCAGTGTATTGTAAAAATGCTAAATCTTCTTGTTCTATCTCTATTTTATCGAACTCACCTTTTTTGTTTAGAATTTCGCTAAAAGTATTGTGATTAAAATCGTATGCAGGAACTTTCTTTTGTATATTTTTTACTACAAAATTCATCACTAAACCCTTAATGGTAGGGAATAGATCTCC is a genomic window containing:
- a CDS encoding PaaI family thioesterase, with translation MNIKEQFQMVIDLGMKLPNLKIKNIDDNGNIDMLYVAKESDYRLGGYISGPVQMALADVSMYFTVLLKKGLVLDSSTVSLNCQFLEPAKVEQLRIRAHCNRAGNRLAFGNVDILSVDDDTIFSQSTVIFSIGKKVYDFDSLVEEYYKKQGINP
- a CDS encoding AMP-binding protein, giving the protein MSSNVKLWSKNYPKNVSLDLGEIKEKSLCDVMENSCKKYSERVAFSSMGKELSFNDLLKTSYKLAEFLQRDWNLKKGDCVAIMMPNILPYPIAVFSSFLTGLVITNINPLSPPLELAFQLKDSKAKAIIALNFFGKTIQEAIEINGKDSPLKHVMLSKIGDLFPTIKGLVMNFVVKNIQKKVPAYDFNHNTFSEILNKKGEFDKIEIEQEDLAFLQYTGGTTGNPKAAMLSHKNLLSNLYQVDSFVTHTEKDVIVTALPIYHIFSLNANLLRGISLGSKQILIANPRDVKSVVKDLKNEKFTCLCGVNTLFNLFMNDEDFCKLDFSNLIYTIGGGMAVLKDTADRWHKLTGRIIYQGYGLTETSPAVTLSNPDLTSFDGSTGIPVPSTDILIIDDSGQEVETGKEGEVCVKGPQVMKSYWNNEEETKQAFHKGEWFKTGDIGKLDENGCLYLTDRKKDMIIVSGFNVYPTQVEDVISQHPSVFEVACIGVPSERSNEEVKAFVILEENQHLTLDELRKFCKDRMLAYKVPSQLEIVDSLPKSNVGKILRRLLRK